A stretch of the Haloplanus aerogenes genome encodes the following:
- a CDS encoding cation:proton antiporter domain-containing protein → MALGVAAQVFADRLRVPSVVFLVLAGLVVGPEGLGLVTLDVAGGALRAIVGLSVAIIVFEGAFHLRIERIRSARRETLRLITVGAVGSLVGTAVVVHYALGAPWDLALLIGSLLVATGPTVITPIMSVVPVRERVASTLETEGVVNDVTAAILAIVVFETVLLGSRGLPTLVREFALRFGLGVAVGVAVAAVLWAILRYGTQAVENAPQNARLMVLVSSLVMYGIAEVLGARIGASEAGIAAVAAGGFVLGNADIPYRDTVEQFKGDVSLLVIAFVFITLASLLSVDDLLGLGVGGLVAVVAIAVLVRPAVVLLCTVGERLTLRERLFVSALGPRGIVPASVATLFALELQPRNPAAATTLVGTVFLVILVTVVFEGGLARHIAQALDVIPKRVIVVGGGRVGTELAERLEERGESVVIVEQDTEVIERLREQGFTVHNGDGGERDVLERAGIENAKVVVAATRDDDLNLLVGQLANAYGVETVVARVNDPGNVAAFDDLDVEAISTSSSIAWSMDNVIERPGISQWMRELNRDGDVQEIEVSDPTRAGKTVAELSDELPESCHLALISRDGTNHLPHPDDRIELGDHLTFIGRREAVRDAIAYCTD, encoded by the coding sequence ATGGCGCTGGGTGTCGCCGCGCAGGTTTTCGCGGATCGTCTACGAGTCCCGAGCGTGGTGTTTCTGGTTCTCGCGGGCCTCGTCGTCGGCCCGGAGGGACTCGGCCTCGTCACCCTCGACGTCGCCGGAGGCGCACTCCGGGCCATCGTCGGCCTGAGCGTCGCCATCATCGTCTTCGAGGGCGCCTTCCACCTGCGGATCGAGCGGATACGGAGCGCGCGCCGCGAGACGCTCCGGCTGATCACGGTCGGGGCCGTCGGCTCGCTCGTCGGAACGGCCGTCGTCGTCCACTACGCGCTGGGAGCGCCGTGGGATCTCGCCCTCCTGATCGGGTCGCTGCTCGTCGCGACGGGGCCGACGGTGATCACGCCGATCATGAGCGTCGTGCCCGTCCGCGAGCGCGTCGCCTCGACGCTCGAGACGGAAGGCGTCGTCAACGACGTGACGGCGGCGATTCTGGCCATCGTCGTGTTCGAGACGGTCCTCCTCGGGTCGCGCGGCCTGCCGACGCTCGTTCGGGAGTTCGCGCTCCGGTTCGGCCTCGGTGTCGCCGTCGGGGTGGCGGTCGCGGCCGTCCTGTGGGCCATCCTCAGGTACGGCACGCAGGCGGTCGAGAACGCACCACAGAACGCCCGGCTCATGGTGCTCGTGTCGTCGCTCGTGATGTACGGCATCGCGGAGGTGCTTGGCGCACGGATCGGGGCGTCCGAAGCCGGCATCGCCGCCGTCGCGGCGGGCGGGTTCGTCCTCGGCAACGCCGACATCCCCTACCGCGACACCGTCGAGCAGTTCAAAGGCGACGTGTCGCTGCTCGTCATCGCGTTCGTGTTCATCACGCTCGCCTCCCTGCTCTCGGTCGACGACCTCCTCGGCCTCGGCGTCGGCGGCCTCGTCGCCGTCGTCGCCATCGCGGTACTCGTCCGGCCGGCAGTCGTCCTGCTCTGTACCGTCGGTGAGCGCCTGACCCTCCGAGAACGGCTGTTCGTCAGTGCGCTCGGTCCCCGCGGCATCGTCCCCGCGAGCGTCGCGACGCTGTTCGCGCTCGAACTCCAGCCTCGGAATCCGGCGGCGGCGACGACGCTCGTCGGGACGGTCTTTCTCGTCATCCTCGTAACCGTCGTGTTTGAAGGGGGGCTGGCCCGTCACATCGCTCAGGCACTCGACGTGATTCCGAAACGTGTGATCGTCGTCGGCGGCGGGCGAGTCGGGACGGAACTCGCGGAGCGACTCGAAGAGCGCGGCGAATCCGTGGTCATCGTCGAGCAAGACACGGAAGTGATCGAACGCCTGCGCGAGCAAGGATTCACCGTCCACAACGGCGACGGCGGGGAACGGGACGTGCTGGAACGGGCCGGAATCGAGAACGCGAAAGTCGTCGTCGCGGCGACCCGAGACGACGATCTGAACCTCCTCGTCGGACAACTCGCAAACGCGTACGGCGTCGAGACGGTCGTCGCCCGCGTGAACGACCCGGGGAACGTCGCGGCGTTCGACGATCTGGACGTCGAGGCCATCTCTACCTCCTCCTCTATCGCGTGGTCGATGGACAACGTCATCGAACGACCCGGGATCTCCCAGTGGATGCGGGAACTCAACCGCGACGGCGACGTACAGGAGATCGAGGTGTCCGACCCGACACGGGCCGGCAAGACGGTGGCCGAACTGAGCGACGAACTGCCGGAGAGCTGTCACCTGGCACTGATCAGCCGCGACGGGACCAACCATCTACCACACCCGGACGACCGGATCGAACTCGGCGACCACCTGACGTTCATCGGCCGACGCGAGGCCGTCCGCGACGCCATCGCGTACTGCACGGACTGA
- a CDS encoding NRDE family protein gives MCTLTLAWQVFPDDPVVVAANRDERRDRPSESPQRTEADPVVVAPRDTRAGGTWIGYNEAGLFVGITNRWVDGLDAERSRGLLVADALREPDALSAARLVERSVDAHEYDGFNLVVADENAAFLFEWGGQFRVNQLEPGVHVVVNTGAALGGGGAVTDTFVVPDDPERADRATEQAENARAVRTALTPEPGEDVTAWLDRAGTVLADHEYGVCIHENGYGTRSSSLIRLSADGETAYRFAPGPPCETAYQWVAESQV, from the coding sequence GTGTGTACCCTGACTCTCGCGTGGCAGGTGTTCCCGGACGATCCGGTCGTCGTCGCCGCCAACCGCGACGAGCGGCGTGACCGCCCCTCGGAGTCCCCCCAGCGGACGGAAGCCGATCCAGTCGTCGTCGCCCCGCGCGACACCCGCGCCGGCGGGACGTGGATCGGCTACAACGAGGCCGGCCTGTTCGTCGGCATCACGAACCGCTGGGTCGACGGCCTCGACGCCGAGCGCTCCCGCGGCCTCCTCGTCGCGGACGCCCTCCGGGAACCCGACGCGCTGTCGGCCGCTCGTCTCGTCGAGCGGTCGGTCGACGCCCACGAGTACGACGGCTTCAACCTCGTCGTCGCCGACGAGAACGCCGCCTTCCTGTTCGAGTGGGGCGGCCAGTTCCGGGTGAATCAGCTCGAACCGGGCGTCCACGTCGTCGTCAACACGGGGGCGGCGCTGGGTGGCGGCGGCGCGGTCACCGACACGTTCGTCGTGCCCGACGACCCCGAACGCGCCGACCGGGCGACGGAGCAGGCCGAGAACGCCCGCGCGGTGCGCACGGCGCTGACGCCCGAACCCGGCGAGGACGTGACGGCGTGGCTCGACCGCGCGGGGACGGTCCTCGCGGACCACGAGTACGGCGTCTGTATCCACGAGAACGGCTACGGCACCCGGTCGTCGTCGCTGATCCGGTTGAGCGCCGACGGCGAGACGGCGTACCGGTTCGCGCCCGGCCCGCCCTGCGAGACGGCGTACCAGTGGGTAGCCGAAAGTCAGGTTTAA
- a CDS encoding RNase P subunit p30 family protein, producing MYEAVHAHPDGESTAARFAATAARMGYEGVVVRARDATPDYAAVREASGIDVVDAVEIVASDPERASGAVGGLRPDHTVLCVRGGTNRLNRFAVENERVDVLTRPMADEGDVNHVLANRAAANGVRIEFDFGPVLRATGGERVQALRHLRKLRELVADADAPFVVSANPHSHLQLRAPRELIAVGEAVGFDPDTVRDGLREWGDLAARNRHRQSESFIGPGVERGRYEE from the coding sequence ATGTACGAGGCGGTCCACGCCCACCCCGACGGCGAGAGTACGGCGGCGCGGTTCGCCGCGACGGCGGCCCGCATGGGCTACGAGGGCGTCGTGGTCCGGGCGCGGGACGCGACGCCGGACTACGCGGCGGTCCGCGAGGCGTCGGGCATCGACGTGGTCGACGCCGTCGAAATCGTTGCGTCCGACCCCGAACGCGCCAGCGGCGCCGTCGGCGGCCTCCGCCCCGACCACACCGTCCTCTGTGTCCGCGGCGGGACGAACCGCCTCAACCGCTTCGCCGTCGAGAACGAACGCGTCGACGTGCTCACACGGCCGATGGCCGACGAGGGCGACGTGAACCACGTCCTCGCCAACCGCGCTGCGGCGAACGGCGTCCGCATCGAGTTCGACTTCGGGCCGGTCCTTCGCGCGACGGGCGGCGAACGCGTGCAGGCGCTTCGCCACCTCCGCAAACTCCGCGAACTCGTCGCGGACGCGGACGCCCCCTTCGTCGTCAGCGCGAACCCGCACTCGCACCTGCAACTCCGGGCACCCCGCGAACTGATCGCCGTGGGCGAGGCGGTGGGGTTCGACCCCGACACCGTGCGGGACGGGTTACGGGAGTGGGGTGACCTCGCGGCGCGCAACCGCCACCGACAGTCCGAGTCGTTCATCGGTCCGGGCGTCGAACGGGGTCGATACGAGGAATGA
- a CDS encoding flippase activity-associated protein Agl23, which produces MRFDGRRRTLPAVLAITALALAVRLVGLGTRIFHWDEGRVAYWILRYHETGQFSYRPIVHGPFLFIVNDWVFDIPGLGASDFSARLIVALVGGLLPLSAWLLRDRLNDVEVVALAVVLAVNPLLVYYSRFMRNDMLVGAFAFAALAIFVRAIDRSDARLVYPAAAVFGLAFTTKENAVVYLLCFLGAGALLVDHRLFHAARSDRSVPHLVTRDWRRDAAYRLQTWGGSVRGGIGRALLHTVGAVVVFLAVVTFFYAPRPELWQALATPSQLPGVVEEATVGSWESFYNLWVAGSHQNHDYLPFLYDYLETLLYGAPFVCLFAAIGFVADGYGSEGGYRDIVAFATYWGAVSVLGYPIATDIRAPWAAIHAVLPLAIPAAVGVAALARRVKGAISQARTEADDGGSETAPLAAITSSSAWTVPALLAALLLCGAAVGVVGANATYANSTSDAEAGQIIQWAQPENDLKDTLHLVHGVVRVNDGTDVLFVGTHAPNNPSDVRFYVENESSLRQPRPGGPSWHTRLPLPWYLERYDAEVTSIAPGANLSDDPPPVIFAAGWDEDRVARQVSGYERHRHDFRLWSDEIVVFIDESALEQARERGYV; this is translated from the coding sequence ATGCGTTTCGACGGTCGCCGCCGAACTCTTCCGGCGGTCCTCGCGATCACCGCCCTCGCCCTCGCCGTCCGTCTCGTCGGCCTCGGCACGCGAATCTTCCACTGGGACGAAGGCCGCGTCGCCTACTGGATCCTCCGCTATCACGAGACGGGGCAGTTCAGCTACCGCCCCATCGTTCACGGCCCCTTCCTCTTTATCGTCAACGACTGGGTGTTCGACATCCCCGGCCTCGGCGCCTCGGACTTCAGTGCGCGCCTGATCGTCGCCCTCGTCGGCGGCCTCCTCCCCCTCTCGGCGTGGCTGCTCCGTGACCGCCTGAACGACGTGGAAGTCGTCGCCCTCGCCGTCGTCCTCGCGGTCAACCCGCTTCTAGTCTACTACTCGCGATTCATGCGCAACGACATGCTCGTGGGCGCGTTCGCCTTCGCCGCCCTCGCCATCTTCGTCCGCGCCATCGACCGTAGCGACGCCCGCCTCGTCTACCCCGCCGCCGCCGTCTTCGGCCTCGCCTTCACCACCAAGGAGAACGCCGTCGTCTACCTGCTCTGCTTCCTCGGCGCCGGTGCCCTCCTAGTCGATCACCGCCTGTTCCACGCCGCCCGCTCGGATCGGTCGGTCCCCCACCTCGTCACCCGTGACTGGCGGCGGGACGCTGCGTACCGCCTCCAGACGTGGGGTGGCTCCGTCCGTGGCGGGATCGGCCGCGCCCTCCTCCACACCGTCGGTGCCGTCGTCGTCTTCCTCGCCGTCGTCACGTTCTTCTACGCCCCGCGTCCCGAGTTGTGGCAGGCGCTCGCGACGCCGAGCCAACTCCCCGGCGTCGTCGAGGAAGCGACGGTCGGGTCGTGGGAATCCTTCTACAACCTCTGGGTGGCCGGCAGCCACCAGAACCACGACTACCTGCCCTTCCTCTACGACTACCTCGAAACCCTGCTGTACGGCGCGCCCTTCGTCTGTCTGTTCGCCGCCATCGGGTTCGTCGCGGACGGCTACGGGAGCGAGGGTGGCTACCGCGACATCGTCGCCTTCGCGACGTACTGGGGCGCCGTGAGCGTCCTCGGCTACCCCATCGCGACGGACATCCGGGCGCCGTGGGCCGCGATTCACGCCGTCCTCCCCCTCGCCATCCCTGCCGCCGTCGGCGTCGCGGCCCTCGCCCGGCGCGTCAAGGGCGCGATTTCGCAGGCTCGGACCGAAGCGGACGACGGTGGGAGCGAGACGGCACCGCTCGCCGCAATCACCTCCTCATCGGCGTGGACGGTCCCGGCCCTCCTCGCGGCACTCCTGCTCTGTGGCGCGGCCGTCGGCGTCGTCGGCGCCAACGCCACGTACGCGAACAGCACGTCCGACGCCGAGGCCGGCCAGATCATCCAGTGGGCCCAACCCGAGAACGACCTCAAGGATACCCTCCACCTCGTCCACGGCGTCGTCCGCGTCAACGACGGAACGGACGTACTCTTCGTCGGCACGCACGCGCCGAACAACCCGAGCGACGTGCGCTTCTACGTCGAGAACGAGTCGTCGCTCCGCCAGCCCCGACCCGGCGGGCCGTCGTGGCACACCCGCCTGCCGCTCCCGTGGTATCTCGAACGCTACGACGCGGAGGTGACGAGCATCGCCCCCGGCGCGAACCTGAGCGACGATCCGCCGCCGGTCATTTTCGCCGCCGGGTGGGACGAGGACCGCGTGGCCCGGCAGGTGTCGGGCTACGAACGCCACCGTCACGACTTCCGGCTCTGGAGCGACGAGATCGTCGTGTTTATCGACGAGTCGGCGCTGGAGCAGGCCCGCGAGCGCGGGTACGTCTGA
- a CDS encoding helix-turn-helix transcriptional regulator produces MSAADEVDLSEDERAALELILETRGIHQSELWKELDVSSRKGSRLAESLVEKDLIQREETVYEGHNTYFLMPTARDLDFSLLMAGDMLSPFIGEEEVDPRSDAFSQWLMNLAYEEY; encoded by the coding sequence ATGAGCGCCGCCGACGAGGTCGACCTGTCGGAGGACGAGCGCGCAGCGCTGGAACTCATCCTCGAAACGCGGGGTATCCACCAGAGCGAACTGTGGAAGGAACTCGACGTCTCGTCGCGAAAGGGGAGTCGGCTCGCCGAATCGCTCGTCGAGAAGGACCTGATCCAGCGCGAAGAGACCGTCTACGAGGGCCACAACACCTACTTCCTGATGCCCACGGCCCGCGACCTCGACTTCTCCCTGCTGATGGCCGGCGACATGCTCTCGCCATTCATCGGCGAGGAGGAGGTCGATCCCCGGAGCGACGCCTTCTCGCAGTGGCTGATGAATCTCGCGTACGAAGAGTACTGA
- the ribH gene encoding 6,7-dimethyl-8-ribityllumazine synthase, translating into MVTLGLVVAQFNASVTEPMAEEARAAAAEADADIAETVEVPGSYDAPLAADRLARRDDIDAVAVVGAIVTGDTAHDRVIGDATAQALTQVSLDRDTPVTFGVSGPGMSGAEARERVEKGAEAVNAAVEMVRTLP; encoded by the coding sequence ATGGTTACACTGGGGCTGGTGGTGGCGCAGTTCAACGCGTCGGTCACCGAGCCGATGGCGGAGGAAGCGCGGGCGGCGGCCGCGGAGGCGGACGCCGACATCGCCGAGACGGTCGAGGTGCCGGGGTCGTACGACGCGCCGCTGGCGGCGGATCGACTCGCCCGCCGGGACGACATCGACGCCGTGGCGGTCGTCGGCGCCATCGTCACCGGCGACACGGCACACGACCGGGTGATCGGCGACGCGACGGCGCAGGCGCTGACGCAGGTGAGCCTCGACCGCGACACGCCGGTCACGTTCGGCGTCTCCGGCCCGGGCATGAGCGGGGCGGAAGCGCGGGAGCGCGTCGAGAAAGGAGCGGAAGCGGTAAACGCGGCGGTCGAGATGGTACGCACGTTACCATGA
- the folP gene encoding dihydropteroate synthase, which produces MDYHAAADFLSDLRRFALDPGTGSTRELLAHLGDPHEDVAFVQVAGSNGKGSTARMTESILREAGYRVGLYTSPHFDDLRERIRVDGRKITESAVIEFVEEVRPFLVDRAVEGDPLTSFETLTAMSLWYFGRSDVDVAVLEVGMGGRLDATSVVDPVAAAVTAVSLEHTDILGDTLDEIAAEKVTVAPDDAPLVTGATDESLRAVRRHAPDALSVGFADESPDVTVRYDGLVNHTEAGIAVEGDDWGVETRVPMAGAYQARNAGVASVLARQVGDDHVTEPALARGLRNAHWPGRFEVVEYDPLVVLDGAHNPGACEALATTLGEYDYGDLHLVFGAMHDKDHRSMAAALPPAASVRTCAPAHERASDPAVLAAAFEAAGDADVVETATSVAAALDDARNAAGPEDCVLVVGSLFAVAEARRTWSRLAIGRRIDDADDARAVLDHAHAADADVVGESVHRLVTTRLDRREARALDRAAGQVGATAVTADYRTGRELRDAVIAGTDADLQALLAALDGRGLGNVADTLRRQIGDGDAPDGDGDAPDGDTHAYPWTESPAVMSILNVTPDSFHDGGDFFDESAAVERAEAMVEAGADVIDVGGESTRPGADPVPPAEEIERVRPVIEALADLDVLVSIDTRKAEVGRAALEAGADILNDVTGLADPEMRFLAAEFDVPVVVMHSIDAPVVPGKTVTYDDVVSDVIDELAERVALAERAGLSRDNVIVDPGLGFGKDAVENFELLDRLDEFRALGCPILVGHSHKSMYAHVGQEAGERLPATIAATALAVDRGADIVRVHDVPENVAAVRTAVATGDAAGVPDEWRA; this is translated from the coding sequence ATGGATTATCACGCCGCGGCGGACTTTCTCTCCGATCTCCGCCGATTCGCGCTCGATCCGGGCACGGGGTCGACCCGAGAGCTACTAGCCCATCTCGGTGACCCCCACGAGGACGTGGCGTTCGTCCAAGTCGCCGGATCGAACGGCAAAGGAAGCACGGCGCGAATGACCGAGTCGATCCTCCGGGAAGCGGGCTACCGGGTCGGCCTCTACACCTCGCCCCATTTCGACGACCTGCGCGAACGCATCCGCGTCGACGGCCGGAAGATCACCGAGTCCGCCGTCATCGAGTTCGTCGAGGAAGTCCGGCCGTTCCTCGTCGACCGAGCGGTCGAGGGTGACCCGCTCACCTCGTTCGAGACGCTCACCGCGATGAGTCTCTGGTACTTCGGCCGCTCGGACGTGGACGTGGCGGTGCTCGAAGTCGGCATGGGCGGTCGCCTCGACGCGACGAGCGTCGTCGATCCCGTCGCCGCCGCGGTGACGGCGGTGAGCCTCGAACACACCGACATCCTCGGCGACACGTTGGACGAGATTGCGGCCGAGAAGGTGACTGTCGCCCCGGACGACGCGCCGCTGGTGACGGGCGCGACCGACGAGTCGCTCCGCGCCGTCCGCCGGCACGCACCCGACGCCCTGTCCGTCGGCTTCGCCGACGAGTCGCCGGACGTGACCGTCCGCTACGACGGGCTAGTCAACCACACCGAGGCGGGAATCGCCGTCGAGGGGGACGACTGGGGCGTCGAGACACGCGTCCCGATGGCCGGCGCGTATCAGGCCCGAAACGCGGGCGTCGCGTCCGTCCTCGCCCGGCAGGTGGGTGATGACCACGTGACCGAACCCGCCCTCGCGCGCGGCCTGCGGAACGCCCACTGGCCCGGCCGGTTCGAGGTGGTCGAGTACGATCCGCTGGTCGTCCTCGACGGCGCGCACAACCCCGGCGCCTGCGAGGCGCTGGCGACGACGCTCGGGGAGTACGACTACGGCGACCTCCACCTCGTCTTCGGCGCGATGCACGACAAGGACCATCGGTCGATGGCCGCGGCGTTGCCGCCGGCCGCGTCGGTGCGAACTTGCGCACCGGCGCACGAACGCGCCTCCGACCCCGCGGTCCTCGCGGCCGCGTTCGAGGCGGCCGGCGACGCCGACGTCGTGGAGACAGCCACATCCGTCGCCGCCGCACTCGACGACGCCCGTAACGCCGCCGGCCCGGAGGACTGCGTCCTCGTCGTCGGGTCGCTGTTCGCCGTCGCGGAGGCGCGACGGACGTGGTCCCGACTCGCCATCGGCCGACGGATCGACGACGCCGACGACGCGCGGGCAGTCCTCGACCACGCCCACGCCGCAGACGCCGACGTGGTGGGGGAGAGCGTCCACCGCCTCGTGACGACGCGACTCGACCGACGGGAGGCGCGAGCGCTCGACCGCGCTGCGGGACAGGTGGGCGCCACCGCCGTCACCGCCGACTACCGCACCGGCCGAGAGCTCCGAGATGCGGTGATTGCGGGGACGGACGCCGACCTGCAGGCGTTGCTGGCGGCGCTCGACGGTCGCGGACTGGGGAACGTGGCCGACACGCTCCGCCGACAGATCGGCGACGGTGACGCACCGGACGGCGACGGTGACGCACCGGACGGCGACACCCACGCCTACCCGTGGACCGAGTCGCCCGCCGTCATGAGCATCCTGAACGTCACGCCGGACAGTTTCCACGACGGCGGCGACTTCTTCGACGAGTCGGCGGCCGTCGAACGCGCCGAGGCGATGGTCGAGGCCGGGGCGGACGTGATCGACGTGGGCGGCGAGAGTACGCGTCCCGGCGCCGACCCCGTGCCGCCGGCCGAGGAAATCGAGCGCGTCCGCCCGGTGATCGAGGCACTCGCCGACCTCGACGTACTGGTGTCGATCGACACGCGGAAAGCGGAGGTGGGTCGGGCGGCACTGGAGGCAGGCGCCGACATCCTCAACGACGTGACCGGCCTCGCAGACCCCGAGATGCGATTCCTCGCCGCCGAGTTCGACGTGCCGGTCGTCGTGATGCACAGCATCGACGCGCCGGTCGTCCCCGGCAAGACCGTCACCTACGACGACGTGGTGTCGGACGTGATCGACGAACTGGCAGAGCGGGTGGCGCTGGCGGAGCGGGCCGGCCTGAGCCGTGACAACGTCATCGTCGACCCCGGCCTCGGCTTCGGGAAAGACGCCGTCGAGAACTTCGAACTCCTCGACCGCCTCGACGAGTTCCGGGCGCTCGGCTGTCCGATCCTCGTCGGCCACTCCCACAAGTCGATGTACGCCCACGTGGGACAGGAGGCGGGCGAGCGCCTCCCCGCGACGATTGCGGCGACGGCACTCGCCGTGGACCGCGGCGCCGACATCGTCCGCGTCCACGACGTGCCCGAGAACGTGGCGGCCGTGCGGACGGCCGTCGCCACCGGCGACGCCGCGGGCGTCCCCGACGAGTGGCGAGCCTAG
- the psmA gene encoding archaeal proteasome endopeptidase complex subunit alpha: protein MQGQAQQQAYDRGITIFSPDGRLYQVEYAREAVKRGTASIGIRTEDGVVLAADKRSRSPLMEPTSVEKIHKADDHAGIASAGHVADARQLIDFARRQAQINRLRYSEPIGIETLTKEVTDHIQQYTQVGGARPFGVALLIGGIEDGEPRLYETDPSGTPYEWKAVSIGANRGDLQEYLEENYEDDLDLDSGIALALRALASTNEDTLEPAGVDVATVDVESEEFHELDNDEIETHLTDLDLLPSEDEDEGDEE, encoded by the coding sequence ATGCAGGGACAAGCCCAACAGCAGGCATACGACCGCGGGATAACGATCTTCTCGCCCGATGGCCGCCTCTACCAGGTCGAATACGCCCGAGAGGCCGTCAAGCGAGGGACAGCGAGTATCGGCATCCGAACCGAAGACGGCGTGGTACTGGCGGCCGATAAGCGCTCCCGGTCGCCGCTGATGGAGCCGACAAGCGTCGAAAAGATCCACAAGGCCGACGACCACGCGGGCATCGCCTCGGCGGGCCACGTCGCGGACGCCCGTCAGCTGATCGACTTCGCCCGCCGGCAGGCCCAGATCAACCGCCTCCGGTACAGCGAACCGATCGGCATCGAGACGCTCACGAAGGAAGTCACCGACCACATCCAGCAGTACACGCAGGTCGGTGGCGCCCGCCCCTTCGGTGTCGCCCTCCTCATCGGCGGCATCGAGGACGGCGAGCCCCGTCTCTACGAGACCGACCCCTCGGGGACGCCCTACGAGTGGAAGGCCGTCTCCATCGGCGCCAACCGCGGCGACCTTCAGGAGTACCTCGAAGAGAACTACGAGGACGACCTCGACCTCGACAGCGGCATCGCGCTCGCACTTCGCGCGCTCGCCTCGACGAACGAGGACACGCTCGAACCCGCCGGCGTGGACGTGGCGACCGTCGACGTCGAGAGCGAGGAGTTCCACGAACTCGACAACGACGAGATCGAGACCCACCTCACCGACCTCGACCTCCTGCCGAGCGAGGACGAGGACGAGGGCGACGAGGAGTAA
- a CDS encoding Rpp14/Pop5 family protein yields the protein MKHLPKHLRPRWRYLAVGLEAWPDADCSRGAFQRAVWYAAGNLLGDAGSADADLRVLQFSFAGGTGEAIVRVRRGEVGPARAALACVSEVEGHPIGLRVRGVSGTIRACEERYLGRRTGVPAERRVVFENDRRCGYVRDGNVDVSGPAGFTGATELDLESEST from the coding sequence ATGAAACACCTGCCCAAACATCTCCGGCCGCGGTGGCGCTACCTCGCCGTGGGACTGGAGGCGTGGCCCGACGCCGACTGCTCCCGGGGCGCGTTCCAGCGGGCGGTGTGGTACGCGGCGGGGAACCTCCTCGGCGACGCCGGGAGTGCGGACGCCGACCTTCGCGTCCTGCAGTTCTCCTTTGCCGGCGGCACGGGCGAGGCCATCGTGCGCGTCCGTCGCGGCGAGGTGGGGCCGGCCCGGGCGGCGCTCGCGTGCGTGAGCGAGGTGGAGGGCCACCCGATCGGCCTCCGCGTCCGCGGCGTCTCCGGAACGATCCGGGCCTGTGAAGAAAGGTATTTAGGACGCCGGACCGGAGTCCCGGCCGAGAGACGCGTCGTGTTCGAGAACGACCGTCGGTGTGGCTACGTTCGCGACGGCAACGTGGACGTATCCGGGCCGGCGGGCTTCACGGGCGCGACCGAACTCGATCTCGAGTCAGAGTCAACGTGA